A genomic stretch from Photobacterium atrarenae includes:
- a CDS encoding ABC transporter ATP-binding protein has protein sequence MIELNDIRVTFNEGTILENQALKGISMTVPEKQFVTVIGSNGAGKSTLLGAVSGETPMVGGQVLIDNIDVTPQSVHQRAQYAARVFQDPLAGTCGSLTIEENMALAYKRGSRRSWKMALSSQRRKLFQERISILGLGLEDRLGDNIGLLSGGQRQAVSLVMATLADSKLLLLDEHTAALDPRMAAFVLALTQKVVEEFDLTVMMVTHSMKDALAYGDRTVMLHQGEIVLDVDGEERAQLDVKHLLEMFSKVRGEELADDSLLLS, from the coding sequence ATGATAGAGCTCAATGATATTCGCGTCACCTTCAACGAAGGGACCATTCTGGAAAACCAGGCCCTGAAAGGCATCTCAATGACGGTGCCGGAGAAACAGTTTGTCACCGTCATCGGCTCCAACGGTGCCGGTAAGTCGACCCTGCTCGGGGCCGTCAGCGGCGAAACACCGATGGTCGGCGGCCAGGTGCTGATCGACAATATCGACGTCACCCCCCAGTCGGTCCACCAGCGCGCCCAATATGCGGCGCGGGTGTTTCAGGATCCGCTGGCCGGCACCTGCGGCTCGCTGACCATCGAGGAAAATATGGCGCTGGCCTATAAGCGCGGCAGCCGCCGCAGCTGGAAAATGGCCCTCTCTTCCCAGCGCCGCAAACTGTTCCAGGAGCGGATCAGCATCCTTGGCCTGGGCCTGGAAGATCGCCTCGGGGATAATATCGGCCTGCTCTCCGGCGGCCAACGCCAGGCGGTGAGCCTAGTGATGGCCACGCTGGCTGACAGCAAGCTACTGCTGCTCGATGAGCACACCGCAGCGCTCGACCCTCGGATGGCGGCCTTCGTCCTGGCCCTGACCCAGAAAGTGGTCGAGGAATTTGATCTCACCGTGATGATGGTCACCCACTCAATGAAGGATGCCCTGGCCTACGGCGATCGCACCGTGATGCTGCACCAAGGCGAGATTGTTCTGGATGTTGACGGCGAAGAGCGCGCGCAGCTGGACGTCAAGCACCTGCTGGAAATGTTCAGCAAAGTTCGCGGTGAAGAGCTGGCCGACGACAGTCTGCTGCTCAGCTAA
- a CDS encoding ABC transporter permease, translating to MSFFALLGTLEIGLVYGLVALGVYLTFRVLDFPDLTVDGSFPMGAAVAATAIVAGIDPWTATLLAILAGGLCGLVTAFLAIRCGILHLLASILTMIAAFSINIRIMGRPNLALLGEDTLFTPFEILAFDAGLDPSLVRLLVVLALVIGSGWLVTRLLGSDFGLGLRATGVNSRMVSAQGGNTALYTYFGLALSNGLVGFSGALFAQTNSFADVTSGVGTIVVGLAAVILGQTLIPGRKIWVAVVAVILGSVLYRLAVAFALSSGMFGLQASDLNLITALLVAVALIAPKMKTRIQRKKKQPAGAKKLAEPQ from the coding sequence ATGTCTTTCTTTGCCTTGCTGGGGACCCTGGAAATCGGCCTGGTCTACGGACTGGTCGCCCTCGGGGTCTACCTGACCTTCCGGGTGCTGGATTTCCCCGATCTGACCGTTGACGGCAGTTTCCCGATGGGTGCTGCCGTCGCCGCCACTGCCATTGTCGCCGGGATTGATCCCTGGACAGCGACCTTGTTAGCCATTTTGGCCGGTGGCCTGTGCGGCCTGGTCACCGCCTTCCTCGCCATTCGCTGCGGCATTCTGCACTTGCTGGCCAGTATCCTCACCATGATCGCGGCGTTCTCAATCAATATCCGGATCATGGGCCGCCCGAACCTGGCACTGCTGGGGGAAGATACCCTGTTCACCCCGTTTGAAATCCTGGCCTTCGATGCCGGGCTTGATCCCAGCCTGGTTCGCCTGCTGGTGGTGCTGGCGCTGGTGATCGGCAGTGGCTGGCTGGTGACCCGCCTGCTCGGCAGTGATTTCGGCCTCGGCCTGCGCGCCACCGGCGTCAACAGCCGTATGGTCAGCGCGCAGGGCGGCAACACTGCGCTCTATACTTATTTCGGGCTGGCGCTCTCCAACGGCCTGGTCGGCTTTTCAGGCGCGTTGTTTGCCCAAACCAACAGCTTTGCCGATGTCACCTCCGGGGTCGGCACCATCGTGGTCGGCCTGGCGGCAGTGATCCTGGGCCAAACCCTGATCCCCGGTCGCAAGATCTGGGTCGCAGTGGTCGCGGTGATCCTCGGCTCCGTGCTGTATCGCCTCGCCGTGGCCTTTGCCCTGAGCAGCGGCATGTTTGGCCTGCAGGCCTCTGATCTGAACCTGATCACCGCCCTGCTGGTCGCAGTCGCCCTCATCGCGCCGAAAATGAAAACCCGTATCCAGCGCAAGAAAAAACAGCCTGCCGGCGCAAAAAAGCTGGCTGAACCACAGTGA
- a CDS encoding ABC transporter substrate-binding protein has product MEFKKNPINKLFTAACVATSLALTAPLALADVAKVAVSQIVEHPALDAARNGLLDGLKQKGYVEGENLEFTYQTAQGNPAIAVQIAKQFVGERPDVLVGIATPTAQALAAATRAIPVVFTAVTDPLGAKLVKDMDHPKRNVTGLSDLSPVAQHVDLMKELLPEAKRIGVVFNPGEANAVALVELLREAAKAKGMEVVEGTALKSADVQSAAQIVAAKADVIYAPTDNTVASAIDGLVNAANQANKPIVGASTTYIENGALAALGFDYYQVGVQTAEYVDALLKGKKVAELPVKVAKGSDLALNQKAAKKLGITFPESVLTRATSVAN; this is encoded by the coding sequence ATGGAATTCAAGAAAAATCCGATAAATAAACTATTTACTGCCGCCTGTGTCGCCACATCCCTGGCCTTGACCGCCCCCTTGGCACTCGCCGATGTCGCCAAAGTCGCGGTATCGCAAATTGTTGAACATCCGGCACTTGATGCTGCGCGCAATGGTCTTTTAGACGGCTTGAAGCAAAAAGGCTATGTCGAAGGTGAAAACCTTGAATTTACCTACCAGACCGCGCAGGGGAACCCGGCCATTGCGGTTCAAATCGCCAAGCAGTTTGTCGGTGAACGTCCGGATGTTCTGGTGGGGATTGCCACCCCAACCGCACAAGCCCTGGCAGCAGCCACCCGCGCTATCCCGGTTGTCTTCACTGCGGTGACCGATCCGCTCGGCGCCAAGCTGGTGAAAGATATGGACCACCCCAAGCGTAACGTCACCGGCCTGTCCGATCTCTCGCCAGTCGCCCAGCATGTGGATTTAATGAAGGAGCTGCTGCCTGAGGCCAAGCGCATCGGGGTGGTGTTCAATCCGGGCGAAGCCAATGCAGTTGCCCTGGTTGAACTGCTGCGTGAAGCTGCCAAGGCAAAAGGCATGGAAGTGGTCGAAGGGACCGCACTCAAGAGTGCTGATGTCCAGTCTGCCGCACAGATTGTCGCCGCCAAGGCTGATGTCATCTATGCCCCAACCGATAACACTGTGGCCAGTGCCATTGACGGCCTGGTCAATGCGGCCAATCAAGCTAACAAACCCATTGTCGGCGCCTCCACCACCTACATCGAGAACGGTGCCCTGGCCGCACTGGGATTTGACTACTACCAGGTTGGCGTCCAGACCGCCGAGTATGTCGACGCCCTGCTCAAAGGCAAGAAAGTTGCTGAGCTGCCGGTCAAAGTGGCCAAAGGCTCTGATCTGGCCCTGAACCAGAAAGCGGCGAAAAAACTCGGGATCACCTTCCCGGAATCAGTGCTGACGCGCGCGACCTCGGTCGCCAACTAA
- a CDS encoding ChaN family lipoprotein: MKKWLLLGLAGFLFGCSTEPTATQSAPLPQTFYDYSITSPQGDSLTLPEMARALQDADIILVGEWHGHPGAHLMQTRLFAALYAQNPNLALSMEQFTRDKQAVVDQYLAGEIGEKTLIKEGNAWPNYTGSYRPLVEFAKQHQLDVIAANAPKPIVRCIGKFGASYLDRLPADERQWVARSLTLTPDAYLEKFNASMHHGDEAKTRRQFAAQTAWDDTMAESMVNYLTRHPDKQIMHIAGRFHVAEGLGTASRIGSRNPNLKVVMVTPVTEQGQLAAQAPDYQVSMKPLPTGYVDRDKMMAAMSQIHSRNDSLQCHPEKPVR, translated from the coding sequence ATGAAAAAATGGCTTCTTCTCGGACTGGCAGGCTTCTTGTTCGGTTGCAGTACTGAGCCAACGGCAACTCAAAGTGCTCCGCTGCCACAAACGTTTTACGACTACAGCATCACCTCACCGCAAGGGGATTCACTGACCCTACCGGAAATGGCCCGGGCCCTTCAGGACGCCGACATCATTTTAGTCGGAGAGTGGCACGGTCATCCGGGGGCTCATCTGATGCAGACCCGACTCTTTGCCGCCCTGTATGCACAAAACCCGAACCTGGCCTTGTCGATGGAACAATTCACCCGCGATAAACAAGCGGTGGTCGATCAATACCTGGCGGGCGAAATCGGGGAGAAAACGCTCATCAAAGAAGGCAATGCCTGGCCCAACTACACCGGCAGCTACCGCCCGCTGGTGGAATTTGCCAAACAGCATCAACTGGATGTGATTGCAGCCAATGCTCCCAAACCGATTGTCCGCTGCATCGGCAAGTTCGGCGCGAGCTACCTCGACCGCCTGCCAGCAGATGAACGCCAATGGGTGGCCCGCTCACTGACGCTCACACCGGATGCTTACCTGGAGAAATTCAACGCATCCATGCACCATGGCGATGAAGCCAAAACCCGCCGTCAATTCGCCGCGCAGACCGCCTGGGACGATACCATGGCCGAAAGCATGGTGAACTACCTGACACGTCACCCGGACAAGCAGATCATGCACATTGCCGGGCGCTTCCACGTTGCCGAAGGGCTGGGCACCGCCTCGCGAATTGGGTCACGGAACCCGAACCTGAAGGTGGTGATGGTCACCCCGGTAACCGAACAGGGACAACTGGCCGCACAGGCACCGGATTACCAGGTCTCCATGAAGCCGTTGCCGACCGGTTATGTCGATCGGGACAAGATGATGGCAGCCATGAGTCAGATCCACTCCCGTAACGATTCACTCCAGTGCCATCCGGAAAAGCCAGTTCGCTAA